One window of Micromonas commoda chromosome 1, complete sequence genomic DNA carries:
- a CDS encoding predicted protein, whose protein sequence is MTDTLRAMVGMGLSVGQIETMLSGLGLNLATVRGEVEKFVGSPSISLQRQSSIGLELLQDSQGNNDTLVAQVVASLESELEDPPERFRDPVSYNLMNEPRVIETGHVFDESTVFDENGDFRFDTCPMTRREIQPLAFPIVFLKKELIDYKLRRLDAVLAAAGRLPGGKPRDALLRVGKALLDQLGSGTYIHRAERYWTLRVDSMEPGPELVEVVGALAAEESVGKLDASSPLRALFDGATARLIDAGAATREGCDAMLIVYDARTLGPH, encoded by the exons ATGACCGACACGCTAAGAGCGATGGTCGGGATGGGACTATCCGTGGGCCAGATCGAGACGATGCTGAGCGGGCTAGGCTTGAATCTTGCgacggtccgcggcgaggttgagaAGTTCGTCGGGAGCCCGAGCATCTCGCTTCAGCGACAATCGTCGATCGGACTGGAACTGCTGCAGGATTCGCAAGGCAACAACGACACGCTGGTGGCCCAGGTGGTGGCGTCGCTGGAGTCGGAGCTGGAGGACCCCCCGGAGCGGTTCCGCGACCCGGTGTCTTACAATCTGATGAACGAGCCGAGGGTGATCGAGACCGGTCACGTGTTCGACGAGAGCACGGTGTTCGACGAGAACGGCGATTTCCGCTTCGACACGTGTCCGATGACGCGGCGAGAGATACAGCCCTTGGCGTTTCCGATCGTGTTCCTCAAGAAGGAGCTGATCGATTACAAACTTCGTCGGCTGGACGCGGtgctggcggcggctggtCGGCTGCCGGGCGGGAAACCCCGCGACGCTCTGCTCCGCGTGGGCAAGGCGCTGCTGGATCAGCTCGGGAGCGGGACGTACATTCACCGCGCGGAGAGGTACTGGACGCTTCGGGTAGACTCGATGGAGCCCGGTCCCGAGCTGGTCGAGGTGGTCGGCGCGCTTGCCGCGGAAGAGTCGGTGGGTAAGCTggacgcgtcctcgccgcttCGCGCGCTGTTCGATGGGGCTACCGCGAGGCTAATCGATgctggcgcggcgacgcgggaggggTGCGACGCGATGCTCATCGTGTACGAC GCCCGCACGCTCGGCCCGCACTAA
- a CDS encoding predicted protein has product MGGISRERVIEAGKNEGLWPVEDTQAWRDAAHAFAKDHEGKVRRMSGAIPRFHYTPTSGKALVDLLIQAHLGDAGDQLTRMSKRNAGRFDVMSVEFRKRRSRSRALVNVGEFCQGTTREGVSCRNPGKYDGFCWLHAPKCVFYEVSGEISKRCAFRAVDDILCSNHAHHRDDLREGAAMCIQRRIRGILTRKRVTNTASPNKLCNSPGGSGEPISPASITTPPSRRTCKGETRTGEDCRLLAMKGTNYCRHHQDQGTGVAGAKTDQEEESRHVVSTLPFESAATRSTCRGKSRITGLNCGRHPGKKSAYCHLHQDQDPCYQTEKLADKFTQIRTVDKQKDALDILPDVDEYAVATYMLMRKSNNRASKLVSTLGLGKEKMRRVDLTIYPSGVIFLYPDGRDNDEGKYLGKLKMENINVEIKKIPSKAPDDRRRTLRFKYSGKTGAALNDFVEVNEDTAKEIKVIIDALKEPEPNVEWARELAEKSHRKEPPYRRWLDQIKHMHDNDPESDLRAILYERNGQLDNELENGFVEELDEDGKTAIFWWGTSRNKRTGRKIGNEEQKRKFCEEMRKLLGKEPTDDGDQRLTSEPPALMSGTSPSGNSPSHAPQSDLPSEGHIILKPSHPDWLKNLFEECDKEAKDMSGEQQGDPEYQRKLTDLLFEKLFSKRERLISPLNKFHINGEYYWDEGCKDFPIGHDLVPFSKALEMIFPDHYVPAKGFKDKLREGKYVHSEKRRPAWSLQVKNDSWEKLRNQTKGVLFQAFKKTFDVVPEFVNDRDMSDSEFRVDMYGNVVAKPGAAENFSVCCTEYDHVLPWSRGGTSKSANIEVISWIANQRKLDSFLHGTEYVQGWNQLGNRPLNIGLSVDQFISLWVDVREKIKQMTKKSNRDVRLADIRSHKLGKTLVEGILFKTCAMENSWTLFRDILAGGITNANGEFEQIIKRQNGEPERPTGELLRRLLERFPNKFSSKEAKKEAREIMEAQASMSENPTDKVKRIARMLAEAKMEAQAEMRREAVFMSST; this is encoded by the coding sequence ATGGGGGGCAtatcgcgcgagcgcgtcatCGAAGCCGGGAAAAACGAGGGACTGTGGCCAGTAGAAGATACACAAGCATGGAGAGACGCTGCGCATGCGTTTGCAAAGGATCACGAAGGGAAAGTAAGGCGCATGAGCGGTGCGATCCCGAGGTTTCATTATACCCCGACGTCCGGGAAAGCGCTGGTGGATTTGCTCATTCAAGCTCATCTAGGTGACGCTGGCGATCAATTGACGCGCATGAGTAAGCGAAACGCGGGGAGGTTCGATGTCATGAGTGTGGAATTCAGAAAGCGTCGCTCTCGTTCGCGCGCTTTGGTAAACGTGGGCGAATTTTGTCAGGGTACGACGCGCGAAGGCGTCAGTTGTCGGAATCCAGGAAAGTACGATGGCTTTTGCTGGTTGCATGCACCAAAGTGTGTGTTTTACGAAGTAAGCGGTGAGATATCCAAGCGGTGCGCATTTAGAGCCGTGGATGATATACTTTGCTCTAATCACGCTCATCATCGCGATGACCTGCGGGAAGGGGCGGCGATGTGTATACAGCGTCGCATTCGAGGCATCCTTACTCGTAAGAGAGTGACAAACACGGCTTCTCCAAACAAATTGTGCAACTCTCCTGGCGGATCTGGCGAACCCATATCTCCCGCGTCTATCACAACCCCGCCGTCAAGGAGAACATGCAAGGGTGAGACGAGGACCGGTGAAGACTGTCGCCTTCTGGCGATGAAGGGAACGAACTATTGTCGGCACCACCAAGATCAAGGCACAGGTGTCGCAGGTGCCAAAACGGACCAGGAAGAGGAAAGCAGACACGTTGTTTCCACTCTGCCGTTCGAGTCTGCCGCTACAAGATCGACATGCCGTGGCAAGAGTCGAATCACCGGCCTCAACTGCGGTCGACACCCCGGAAAGAAGTCAGCCTACTGTCATCTTCATCAAGATCAGGACCCGTGCTACCAAACGGAAAAGTTGGCGGACAAATTTACGCAGATTCGGACTGTGGATAAACAAAAGGATGCCCTCGATATCCTCCCTGACGTCGATGAGTATGCAGTGGCTACTTACATGCTGATGAGGAAGTCAAACAACCGCGCGAGTAAGCTCGTCTCGACACTCGGTCTTGGGAAAGAGAAGATGCGTAGAGTTGATCTCACCATCTATCCGAGCGGCGTGATATTCCTTTATCCAGATGGACGAGACAATGATGAAGGGAAGTATCTGGGTAAATTAAAGATGGAAAATATCAATGTTGAAATTAAAaaaataccttcgaaggcACCTGACGATCGGAGGCGCACGCTAAGGTTCAAATACTCTGGCAAGACAGGCGCTGCTCTTAATGATTTTGTAGAGGTGAACGAGGATACTGCGAAAGAAATCAAAGTCATCATAGACGCGTTGAAAGAACCAGAACCAAATGTGGAGTGGGCAAGAGAACTAGCCGAGAAGTCCCACAGGAAGGAACCCCCTTATCGTCGGTGGCTTGATCAGATAAAACATATGCATGACAACGATCCAGAGAGTGATCTGCGTGCAATTTTGTACGAGAGAAATGGGCAGCTGGATAATGAGTTGGAAAACGGATTCGTGGAAGAGCTAGATGAAGACGGCAAAACCGCAATCTTTTGGTGGGGAACGTCAAGAAACAAGCGCACCGGAAGGAAAATCGGCAATGAGGAGCAGAAGCGAAAGTTTTGCGAGGAAATGCGCAAACTGCTTGGCAAAGAGCCCACAGACGACGGCGATCAACGATTGACATCTGAACCGCCTGCCCTTATGTCCGGGACTTCACCGTCGGGTAACTCACCTTCTCATGCACCACAATCTGACCTTCCGTCGGAAGGTCATATTATTCTCAAACCCTCCCACCCTGATTGGCTCAAAAACTTGTTCGAAGAATGCGATAAAGAGGCGAAGGACATGAGCGGAGAGCAGCAAGGAGATCCGGAATATCAACGCAAACTCACTGACTTGTTGTTCGAAAAGTTATTCAGTAAGCGGGAAAGACTCATCTCACCACTCAACAAATTCCACATTAATGGCGAGTATTATTGGGATGAGGGTTGCAAAGATTTTCCGATAGGGCATGACCTCGTGCCATTCAGCAAGGCGCTCGAGATGATTTTCCCAGACCACTACGTTCCTGCTAAGGGTTTTAAAGACAAGTTAAGGGAGGGGAAGTATGTTCATTCTGAGAAGAGGAGACCGGCTTGGAGTTTACAAGTGAAGAACGATAGCTGGGAAAAACTGCGAAACCAGACAAAGGGTGTTTTATTTCAGGCTTTTAAGAAAACCTTCGATGTGGTGCCGGAGTTTGTAAATGATCGGGACATGTCGGACTCCGAATTCCGCGTCGACATGTACGGCAACGTGGTTGCGAAACCTGGTGCCGCTGAGAATTTCTCTGTGTGTTGCACCGAGTATGATCACGTCCTTCCTTGGTCGAGAGGTGGGACTTCAAAGAGCGCAAACATAGAAGTTATCAGCTGGATCGCAAACCAAAGGAAGCTTGACTCTTTCTTACACGGCACCGAATACGTACAAGGTTGGAATCAGTTGGGGAACAGGCCGCTCAACATCGGACTTTCCGTCGATCAATTCATTAGTTTGTGGGTAGACGTTCGCGAAAAAATCAAACAAATGACGAAAAAATCAAACAGGGACGTGCGTCTGGCAGACATACGAAGCCATAAGCTGGGCAAAACACTCGTCGAGGGCATTCTGTTCAAAACGTGTGCGATGGAAAATTCTTGGACGTTATTTCGAGACATCCTCGCCGGTGGAATCACCAACGCAAATGGTGAGTTTGAGCAAATTATTAAGCGGCAGAACGGTGAACCTGAGCGACCAACAGGCGAGCTATTGAGGAGGCTCCTCGAACGGTTCCCTAATAAATTCAGCAGCAAAGAGGCCAAGAAAGAAGCGCGCGAGATAATGGAAGCGCAAGCCTCGATGAGCGAGAATCCGACGGATAAGGTGAAGCGCATTGCGAGGATGCTCGCGGAAGCCAAGATGGAAGCGCAGGCGGAGATGAGGCGCGAAGCTGTTTTCATGTCTTCAACGTAA
- a CDS encoding predicted protein codes for MEAELTRPISAAQADAIERAHAPGPLSEVIASGTFTGQGALEMTRKDVATMATGEWLNDEMVNFTIGTMADREMARCGGAQPRVHFFNTFFVRKLSSHTDGGDGYNYGAVRRWTTKKKLGYDVLECDKVIIPVHQGIHWVLAVIDLAAKCVRFYDSLLGDDKGLVKDLLRWVRDEWKNKKDADVDTDGWSVEIPKDIPRQMNGCDCGVFMLKYADYIATGCPLTFHQRDMEYFRQRIVADAMEKGISVRTLPYN; via the coding sequence atggaggcggagcTCACGCGGCCCatcagcgcggcgcaggcggacgccatcgagcgcGCACACGCCCCGGGTCCGCTGTCGGAGGTGATCGCCTCTGGGACGTTCACCGGTCAGGGCGCGCTGGAGATGACGCGGAAGGacgtggcgacgatggcgacgggcgagTGGCTGAACGACGAGATGGTGAACTTCACGATCGGCACGATGGCGGATCGGGAGATGGCGaggtgcggcggcgcccaacCGCGGGTTCACTTCTTCAACACGTTTTTCGTGAGGAAGCTTTCCTCCCATACGGATGGGGGCGATGGGTACAACTACGGCGCGgtgcggcggtggacgacgaagaagaagctcgggtacgacgtcctcgagtgCGACAAGGTGATCATTCCGGTCCACCAGGGCATCCACTGGgtcctcgccgtcatcgacctcgccgccaagtgCGTCAGGTTCTACGACTccctgctcggcgacgataAAGGGCTCGTCAAGGATTTGTTACGGTGGGTGCGCGACGAGTGGAAAAACAAAAAGGATGCCGACGTCGACACCGACGGGTGGTCCGTGGAGATCCCCAAGGACATCCCGCGGCAGATGAACGGGTGCGACTGCGGGGTGTTCATGCTCAAGTACGCGGACTACATCGCGACGGGGTGCCCCCTCACGTTCCACCAGCGCGACATGGAGTATTTTCGGCAAaggatcgtcgccgacgccatggaGAAGGGAATTTCAGTTAGAACCCTGCCATATAATTAG
- a CDS encoding predicted protein, with translation SLGAYHSCALIASGKVMCWGSNGDGQLGDGTNTQRLSPVQVSGISTATSIGLGGYHSCALLLSGKVMCWGYNVHGQLGDGTTNNKRTTPVMVSGITTATTIGVGFDHSCAILADGKVMCWGLNWGGGLGDGTTTDSAIPVEVQGTFTATSIAVGKGHTCALLAAGAVACWGSNGSGQIGDGTTTQRLSPVQVSGITTATRLSLGDYHSCALLTDGKVMCWGFNDDGQLGDGTNISKAFSVEVLGISTATNIGLGGYHSCTVLIGGKVMCWGLNDNGQLGDGSTS, from the coding sequence TCCCTGGGCGCCTATCATTCTTGTGCCCTGATCGCGAGCGGCAAGGTGATGTGCTGGGGATCCAACGGTGACGGTCAGCTCGGGGACGGGACTAACACCCAGCGCCTATCTCCTGTTCAGGTCTCGGGAATCTCGACGGCAACGAGTATCGGCCTGGGCGGCTATCACTCTTGTGCTCTGCTCCTGAGCGGCAAGGTGATGTGCTGGGGCTACAACGTGCACGGTCAGCTCGGGGACGGGACAACCAACAACAAGCGCACAACCCCGGTCATGGTTTCAGGCatcacgacggcgacgacaatCGGTGTTGGATTTGACCACTCGTGCGCCATCCTGGCGGACGGCAAGGTTATGTGCTGGGGCTTGAACTGGGGTGGTGGGCTCGGGGACGGTACCACCACCGACAGCGCAATCCCCGTTGAAGTCCAAGGCACCTTCACCGCGACTAGCATCGCCGTGGGAAAAGGGCATACGTGTGCGCTGCTCGCCGCAGGCGCGGTGGCTTGCTGGGGGAGCAACGGCAGCGGCCAAATCGGGGACGGGACTACCACCCAGCGCCTATCTCCTGTTCAGGTCTCGGGAATCACAACCGCGACGCGACTTTCGCTTGGCGACTATCACTCTTGTGCCCTGCTTACGGACGGCAAGGTGATGTGCTGGGGCTTTAACGATGACGGTCAGCTCGGGGATGGGACTAACATCAGCAAAGCTTTTTCTGTCGAGGTTTTGGGCatttcgacggcgacgaacaTCGGCCTTGGCGGCTACCACTCTTGTACCGTGCTCATCGGAGGCAAGGTGATGTGCTGGGGCTTGAACGACAATGGCCAACTCGGGGACGGGTCAACCTCC
- a CDS encoding regulator of chromosome condensation, RCC1 (Contains regulator of chromosome condensation (RCC1) signatures The regulator of chromosome condensation (RCC1) [1] is a eukaryotic protein which binds to chromatin and interacts with ran, a nuclear GTP-binding protein (see), to promote the loss of bound GDP and the uptake of fresh GTP, thus acting as a guanine-nucleotide dissociation stimulator (GDS) [2]): protein MGSDRIAADNSTTECVKARNLTSVHRAGLAATGRARICLHANSIGRLGGFVFMFIFNLMSGGADSLEISLGAYHSCALIASGKVMCWGSNGDGQLGDGTYTDRASPVEVWGISTATSIGLGGYHSCALLLSGKVMCWGWAGEGRLGDGTTNNKRTTPVMVSGITTATTIGLAHDHSCAILTDGKVMCWGYNFWGQLGDGTTTDSAIPVEVVGVRNATSIAGGNDHTCALLVAGAVACWGSNGSGQIGDGTTTQRLSPVQVSGIWSATSISLGDYHSCALLLSGKVMCWGLNGGGQLGDGTVNSRDVPVEVLGISTATNIGLGGYHSCAVLIGGKVMCWGLNDNGQLGEGQLADGSTSDDRLIPVEVYGITTATTITQRLGKSHSCAVLTEYKVMCWGSNSEGQLGDNSTSDGTPRYIPVEVDGLLTAADDEPKSERFEDVLLWAIVVPVVVVVLILSIWGYRKYRQNNGQGCFHFRETELAGIAAAGNRHRAPPPPPPPPPPPQQGEFGNGGGGDVHVDLTAGNNREEDDEVEITGASGITGALHDFPHSRHICQNLPLDNGHPHRASCPNCWCFVCEVPAPCDQWGDGSNLNADHCRATEEVPHWVLARDLARDERRARNAA, encoded by the coding sequence ATGGGATCGGACAGAATCGCTGCTGACAATAGCACCACCGAGTGCGTAAAGGCAAGAAATCTCACGtccgtccatcgcgccggctTGGCGGCGACTGGACGCGCGCGTATTTGCCTACACGCAAATTCCATTGGGCGGCTCGGGGGTTTCGTTTTCATGTTCATCTTCAACCTCATGTCCGGAGGGGCGGATTCCCTTGAGATTTCCCTGGGCGCCTATCATTCTTGTGCCCTGATCGCGAGCGGCAAGGTGATGTGCTGGGGATCCAACGGTGACGGTCAGCTCGGGGACGGGACCTACACCGACCGCGCCAGCCCTGTTGAAGTCTGGGGAATCTCGACGGCAACGAGTATCGGCCTGGGCGGCTATCACTCTTGTGCTCTGCTCCTGAGCGGCAAGGTGATGTGCTGGGGTTGGGCTGGCGAaggtcgcctcggcgacgggacaACCAACAACAAGCGCACAACCCCGGTCATGGTTTCAGGCatcacgacggcgacgacaatCGGTCTTGCTCACGACCACTCGTGCGCCATCCTGACTGACGGTAAGGTTATGTGCTGGGGCTACAACTTCTGGGGCCAACTCGGGGACGGTACCACCACCGACAGCGCAATCCCCGTTGAAGTCGTAGGTGTCCGCAACGCTACGAGCATCGCTGGGGGCAATGACCACACGTGTGCGCTGCTCGTCGCAGGCGCGGTGGCTTGCTGGGGGAGCAACGGCAGCGGCCAAATCGGGGACGGGACTACCACCCAGCGCCTATCTCCTGTTCAGGTCTCGGGAATctggtcggcgacgagcatcAGTCTTGGCGACTATCACTCTTGTGCCCTGCTCCTCAGCGGCAAAGTGATGTGCTGGGGCTtgaacggcggcggtcagCTCGGGGATGGGACCGTCAATAGCAGAGACGTTCCCGTCGAGGTTTTGGGCatttcgacggcgacgaacaTCGGCCTTGGCGGCTACCACTCTTGTGCCGTGCTCATCGGAGGTAAGGTGATGTGCTGGGGCTTGAACGACAATGGCCAACTCGGGGAGGGGCAACTTGCGGATGGGTCAACCTCCGACGATCGCCTCATCCCCGTTGAGGTGTACGGAATCACGACAGCGACGACCATCACTCAACGTTTGGGCAAGTCGCACTCGTGCGCTGTGCTCACAGAATACAAGGTGATGTGTTGGGGAAGCAACAGTGAAGGCCAGCTTGGCGACAATTCAACATCCGACGGCACTCCCCGATACATTCCAGTGGAGGTTGATGGACTCCTTACCGCGGCGGATGATGAACCAAAATCGGAACGGTTTGAGGATGTCTTGCTGTGGGCGATTGTTGTTCCTGTCGTTGTAGTTGTCCTCATTCTATCAATATGGGGGTACCGGAAATACCGACAGAACAATGGGCAAGGTTGCTTCCACTTCAGGGAAACTGAGCTTGCCGgtatcgcggcggcgggcaacCGTCACagagctcctcctcccccccctcctcctcctcctccgccacaGCAAGGAGAATTCGGcaacggcggtggcggcgatgtgCACGTAGATTTGACAGCGGGGAACAACCGAgaagaggacgacgaggtggagatTACCGGCGCGAGCGGTATCACTGGCGCGCTCCACGATTTCCCACACTCGCGTCACATCTGCCAGAACTTACCCCTCGACAACGGCCATCCGCATCGTGCGTCGTGCCCGAACTGCTGGTGCTTCGTCTGTGAGGTGCCCGCGCCTTGCGATCAATGGGGCGACGGCTCTAACCTCAACGCCGATCACTGCCGCGCGACAGAGGAGGTGCCTCACTGGGTCCTTGCGAGGGACCTTGCGAGGGACGAACGCAGGGCTCGAAACGCGGCGTGA